The Streptomyces sp. Mut1 genome window below encodes:
- a CDS encoding transglycosylase SLT domain-containing protein, with protein sequence MSASRITGRLRRLNKTQKLSAAGVSAVAAAALSLSLVPGNAEAETEPQALSAAPVIFDSAASKQTKAIQDSLIEQHSTAEKLVKAADAAKAKKASAVKEKAEAKAKKAKLKKAKAKARKAAASRGDQSASRSSARTHAFGNNLDGWIKESLSIMKAKGIPGTYEGLHRNIIRESSGNPNAINDWDINAINGVPSIGLLQIIKPTFDYYHVSGTPHTQYDPVANITASANYAADKYGSIDNVNSAY encoded by the coding sequence ATGTCCGCGTCCCGCATCACCGGCCGTCTCCGCCGCCTGAACAAGACCCAGAAGCTCTCCGCCGCCGGCGTGTCCGCCGTCGCCGCCGCTGCCCTCTCCTTGTCCCTGGTGCCCGGTAACGCCGAGGCCGAGACCGAGCCCCAGGCACTCTCCGCTGCTCCGGTCATCTTCGACTCCGCCGCCTCCAAGCAGACCAAGGCCATCCAGGACAGCCTCATCGAGCAGCACTCGACCGCCGAGAAGCTGGTCAAGGCCGCCGACGCCGCCAAGGCCAAGAAGGCCTCCGCGGTGAAGGAGAAGGCCGAGGCGAAGGCCAAGAAAGCCAAGCTGAAGAAGGCGAAGGCCAAGGCCCGCAAGGCCGCCGCCTCGCGCGGCGACCAGTCCGCGAGCCGCTCGTCCGCCCGTACGCACGCCTTCGGGAACAACCTGGACGGCTGGATCAAGGAATCCCTGTCCATCATGAAGGCCAAGGGCATCCCGGGCACCTACGAGGGCCTGCACCGCAACATCATCCGTGAGTCCAGCGGCAACCCGAACGCCATCAACGACTGGGACATCAACGCGATCAACGGTGTTCCGTCGATCGGTCTGCTCCAGATCATCAAGCCGACGTTCGACTACTACCACGTCTCCGGCACCCCGCACACGCAGTACGACCCGGTCGCCAACATCACCGCGTCGGCCAACTACGCCGCCGACAAGTACGGCTCGATCGACAACGTCAACAGCGCGTACTGA